A portion of the Streptomyces platensis genome contains these proteins:
- a CDS encoding FAD-dependent monooxygenase: MNASSSNGLEFTHPYLAVVLGGGFTGMLAAAALSGHADVIVVERERLPRTPAHPTDLPQARHAQLLTADGVRLIDSVLPGSAARWLAEGARRMPLPTEFAGRAPKGRPGRRARSRYLLACSRDLLDRVIRRQVPALPGVTVLDGTEATELTGTAEHITGVRVRDTTSGAGYLLDADLVVDATGRHSATREWLTTLGLPAAHEDVADSGTVSATRIFRATEGAENCPVLTARSALTGPGTRHRRPFPEKTATLVPIEGGRWLVTLTGTGDDRPSEHAGRFVPFARRTGHPAIADLIADAEPLSEVRLTRDTSDRRRRYEQLPSWPTGFIALGGAVVSLAHDCGQGLSLAAHGAAALRGALRRHGIDEPSLARKMQRTLGRLAQESWSVATGDLRPSPTTGRAIRRAYLDVLAPTAPTTPLLRPTAALGLLRGTARTRPTADSAPARQASPDPVPAPLTAAPGSPSAAGPHPPAAGTAPALSARPAAALSAAPPAPGRPPAPPLPPGSTPASRRLPRPLSFGPTALRRINWATRRKPADG; encoded by the coding sequence ATGAACGCGTCGAGCAGCAACGGGCTCGAGTTCACCCACCCTTACCTCGCCGTGGTGCTCGGCGGCGGTTTCACCGGCATGCTCGCCGCCGCGGCCCTGTCCGGACACGCCGATGTGATCGTCGTCGAACGGGAGCGGCTGCCGCGGACCCCCGCCCACCCCACGGACCTCCCGCAGGCCCGGCACGCGCAGTTGTTGACGGCGGACGGCGTCCGGCTGATCGACTCCGTGCTGCCCGGCAGTGCCGCGCGCTGGCTGGCGGAGGGCGCCCGCCGGATGCCGTTACCGACGGAGTTCGCCGGCCGCGCCCCTAAGGGCCGGCCGGGCCGCCGCGCACGCTCGCGGTATCTGCTCGCCTGCTCCCGCGATCTGCTCGACCGGGTCATCCGCCGGCAGGTACCGGCCCTCCCCGGGGTGACCGTCCTCGACGGAACCGAAGCGACCGAACTGACCGGTACCGCCGAACACATCACCGGCGTACGCGTCCGGGACACCACCAGCGGCGCCGGCTACCTGCTCGACGCCGACCTCGTCGTCGACGCGACGGGCCGGCACTCCGCCACCCGGGAGTGGCTGACCACACTGGGGCTGCCGGCCGCTCACGAGGACGTGGCGGACTCCGGGACCGTCTCGGCGACCCGGATCTTCCGCGCCACCGAGGGCGCGGAGAACTGCCCGGTGCTCACCGCCCGTTCGGCGCTCACCGGCCCTGGCACACGGCACCGCCGCCCGTTTCCCGAAAAGACGGCGACGCTGGTGCCGATCGAAGGCGGACGCTGGCTGGTCACGCTCACCGGCACCGGCGACGACCGGCCCTCCGAACACGCGGGCCGCTTCGTCCCGTTCGCCCGCCGCACCGGCCACCCCGCCATCGCCGACCTCATCGCCGACGCCGAGCCGCTGAGCGAGGTACGCCTCACCCGCGACACCTCGGACCGGCGGCGGCGCTACGAGCAGCTGCCGTCCTGGCCGACGGGGTTCATCGCCCTCGGCGGTGCTGTGGTCTCGCTCGCCCACGACTGCGGTCAGGGCCTGTCCCTCGCCGCCCACGGGGCCGCCGCGCTGCGCGGGGCACTGCGACGGCACGGCATCGACGAGCCGTCCCTCGCCCGGAAGATGCAGCGGACCCTCGGACGCCTCGCCCAGGAATCGTGGTCCGTGGCCACCGGCGACCTGCGCCCCTCCCCCACGACCGGCCGGGCCATCCGCCGCGCCTACCTCGACGTCCTCGCGCCCACCGCCCCCACGACCCCGCTCCTGCGCCCCACCGCCGCACTCGGTCTGCTCCGGGGGACGGCACGGACCCGGCCCACGGCCGACAGCGCACCGGCCCGGCAGGCGTCGCCCGATCCGGTCCCGGCGCCCCTCACAGCAGCGCCCGGCAGCCCGTCCGCCGCCGGTCCGCACCCCCCGGCGGCCGGTACCGCCCCGGCCCTCTCGGCGCGGCCCGCCGCCGCCCTGTCGGCCGCGCCGCCCGCGCCGGGACGGCCCCCGGCCCCGCCCCTCCCTCCCGGCTCCACACCCGCCTCCAGACGCCTCCCCCGCCCGCTCAGCTTCGGGCCGACGGCGCTGCGCCGGATCAACTGGGCGACCCGACGGAAACCGGCTGACGGCTGA